Below is a genomic region from Spirosoma radiotolerans.
GTGGGGCTTTCCTCAAGCTGCGTACGGTTCAGCTCGGTTATACACTGCCCGCTTCGCTCATGAAGCAATGGAAAATGTCGGGTCTTCGGGTGTACCTGCAAGGACAAAACCTGCTGACGTTCACCAAGTATTCCGGGCTCGATCCTGAAGTGCTGGGCCGTAATGGCACCACCGCCCGGGGCGTCGATACGATTTACTCCTATCCGCGCACCTCGCTTGTTTCGGCGGGCATCGACGTGACTTTCTAAAATTCATTCACGGTATAAAGTGATATCAAACGATCGTTCATTATGAAAATACTAGTCAAACTTTTCCTCCTTGTCTTCGTGCTGGGTACGTTATCCTGCAAAGAGAGTTTCGTCAATGTGGATAACCCGACGGCTATTTCCACCGCCAGTTACCCGGCTACGGTGGCTGACCTGGAGCAGCTATTGCTGGGTGCCTATGCAACACAACATGCGCCGAGCCTGTATGGCCACAACATGCTGGCCAAAAACACGTATCTGTGGGATCATACCACCGATCTGAGCTGGCAGGGAACAACGACCTGGATTCAGTTAGCGCAAAATAATTCGCAGCCTAACGACAGCTTTTTGCAGGGAACCTGGCAGGATTTATGGCGGGGCGTTCAACGCTGCAATACGTTGCTGGCCGGTATTGAAACCTTCAATGCAAAAGCGAATGCGGCAGACGTGGCCTCGGCGAATCTGATCAAAGGGCAGACCTTGTACCTGCGGGCCTGGTATTATTTTTACCTGACGACATTATGGGGCGAAAGCTTTATCGTTGATGGGCAGGGTGGCGATAAAATGGGCGTACCGCTGATCACGAAAACTTCGACTAGCCTGCCCGAAACGCAGGTGGCCCGTTCTACCGTTAAGCAGTGCTGGGACTTTATTGTCACGGATCTAAAAGCAGCCGAAACCCTGCTGAAAGGGAAAAGCTGGGCGGGCGCAACGGACAAATACAAGATCGGCGAGTGGGGGGTCAAGGCCTTTCTGGGTAAGGTGTATGTATACACGCAGGACTGGACGAATGCGAAGACCTACCTGAGCGACGTGGTCACCAACAGTGGCAAGTCCCTGGCTCCCTTCGAAACCTACAAAACCATGTTCAACGGCCAAAATGAATTCAATTCGGAATCACTGGTTGAACTCAATTTAAACGTTGATATGACATACCGGGGTACGGACGACCGCTCGATGGGCTCCAGCATCGGCATGGTGATTGCGCCGACCTACGTCGGACCCAACGGCGCTCAGGCCGCATCGGCCTGGTCGAACGTCTTCCCGCATGCAAAGAACATTGCTCGGTTTGGCTTTAACCTGGGGCACTACTTCCCGACAGGAACCGCGACGGCCAATGTGGCGAATGTCGATAAATCGTACATCACGCGCTCCATGGCAGCCCGAACCAATAAAACGGTAGACCCTCGGTTGTGGGTTTCCTGTTTGCAACCGTACGTCGATTCAATGATTGTAAGTGGAGTTAAAAAGCCAATTTCACACTACCTGGATATTTCCGAAATCGACATGGAAGCCTGGAGCTTCCGGAAATACATTTACCTGAACGGAGCCGAGGGGGAGGTCAATATGGCGAATGGTGACAATATCCTGTGGCTCCGGCTGGCGGACGTATACCTGCTCTATGCCGAAACGCTGACGCATTCGGGCGATAATGCCACTGCTTTGGAGTATGTCAATAAAGTCCGACGACGAGCCTATGGTTATGCCGTCAACACACCATCGGCAGTTGATTATAAATCCCTGACCGATCAGACCAGCGCGCCCGACAATGTGCTTAAAAATGACCCGCTCAAATACGAGCGATGGGCGGAGATGTTTGGCGAAGGACACTGGTGGTTTGATGTGTGCCGCTGGAAAATAGGGGATAAAGAAGCTGCGTATTACCAGCGGGTCCGTGGTGGCGCCATCCAATGGGATGCGACCGACTACGCGCAGCCCATCCCCATCAATGAGATCACGTCGAATGTCAGTATAAAGCAAAATCCAGGCTATTGAGTAGGTACCGTGGTGTCGGGTGCTTACCCAGGCATCACGGTACCACCCATGCAGATTTCGACGGGCCGTCTTTTGGCCAGCCCGGATTGAGAGCCGCAAAGCTGAGCCCGGAAAGGAGTTTACCCGGAAAATAATGTACGGCTAGTATGTACCGCCAGCAGTCAGCCAGCCAATTCAGAACGTTTCGATCAGTTCAACAGCACTTCATGAAGTACATCATACAAATTGGGTCGATTGGAGTAACCGCGTTACTCCTGATGGCCACTTATCCCAGTCGAGATGCGGTACCTGATCCGCCGTCGGGTAATACAGATTGGGTCAACTACGGCGGCAATAAGGCGGGTAATCGTTACTCAACGCTTAGCCAGATCAATATCGGAAACGTTAAAAATCTCCGTGTAGCCTGGACTTACAATGCAGCTGAGGCCGATGGTAAAGACGCTCGTCAGCCGGAAATCCAGTGTCAGCCCATTGTGGTCAATGGTATTTTATACGGCACAACGCCTAAGCTGAAGCTATTTGCGCTGCGGGCCAGTACGGGCGAGCAACTCTGGCTATTTGACCCATTTAAAGACAAGCCGGCCCGCTATAACCCAAACCGGGGCGTTCTTTATTGGGAAAATAGCGCCCCTAACAGTGGGCCGGACAAACGGATTCTCTATTCGGCCGGGCCGACGCTCTTCGCGATTGATGCCCTGACAGGCAAGCCGGTGGCGCAGTTTGGTAAAAATGGGGCGGTCGACATGCGGGAAGGGCTGATCGACAACCCGCAACAGGACATTACTAAACTGGCTGTTACGGCGACCAGTCCGGGCGTTATCTATAAGGATTTGCTGGTCATGGGCTGTACCGTCTCTGAATATGGTGATGCCGCGCCGGGCCATATTCGCGCGTTCGACGTTCGCACGGGGAAGATTCGCTGGACCTTTCGTACGGTTCCCCAACCGGGTGATGTCGGGTATGAAACCTGGCCGAAAGACGCTTACAAGAAAATTGGCGGAGCCAACAACTGGGCTGGCATGGTACTCGATGAGAAGCGGGGTATGGTGTACCTAGGTACCGGTTCACCAGCGGTCGATTTCTACGGCGGAAGCCGGGCCGGGCAGAACCTGTACGCCGATTGTATCCTTGCGCTCAATGCCGAAACGGGCAAACTGAAGTGGCATTACCAGACCGTTCACCATGATTTGTGGGATCGTGATCTGCCCTGTCAACCAAATCTGGTTACCGTAAAGCACAATGGTCGGCTGGTAGATGCGGTGGCGCAGTCTACGAAAGACGGCCTGGTTTATGTTCTGGACCGCGAAACAGGGACTTCGCTTTTTCCGGTCGAGGAGCGGGTGGTGCCAACGACTGGCCTTCCCGGCGAGCAGCCCTGGCCCAAACAACGCTTTCCGCTGAAACCTAAACCCTTTGCCCGACAGGTATTCACCGAGGCCGACATCACCGACCGCACGCCCGAAGCCCATGCCTTTGTTAAGGAGCGATTTAAAAAAACACGATCCGGTAATAAATTCATGCCACCCAGTCTGGAAGGAACGCTGTTCTTCGGAATCGGTGGTGGAGCGGAATGGGGCGGTAACGCGGCTGACCCGGATGGCATCCTGTATCAGAATTCCAACGAGATGGTGTGGGATCTGAAAATGGCAGATATGGCCGCCCGAACGGCAGAAATAGCGTCAAAAGGAAAATCATTGTATCAAAACAACTGTGCCGCCTGTCATGGTATCGACCGGAAAGGAAGTGGCGAGGCTTATCCGAGTCTGGTCGATGTTGGGAAGAGGTTGTCGGGCCAGGACATTCAGGCTATTCTAAAAACCGGTCGGGGCCGCATGCCGTCATTCGAGCATATTTCCGAGCAAGACCGAGGGATGCTTGTCCGGTTTTTGCTCAATACTGAAACCAAAGCGGGTGAACCGGGCGACCAGCACAGCGCGAATGCGCCCACGGCGGTAGCCGAAAAATCGGAGTTTCCGTACATCCCGCCTTACATCAACAATGGCTGGACACGCTTCGTCGATCCAGATGGCTATCCGGCCGTGAAACCGCCATGGGGCACGCTCAACGCTATTGATCTAAACACAGGCGAATACCTGTGGAAGGTGCCATTGGGCGAGTTTCCTGAGTTGACAAAAAAGGGAATTCCCATTACCGGTACTGAAAACTACGGCGGTCCGATTGTCACGGCGGGTGGCCTGGTATTTATCGCGGCTACCTACGACGAGCGCATTCGGGCATTCGACCGTAAATCGGGTAAAGTCGTTTGGGAGTATCAACTGCCGGCTGGCGGATTCGCTACGCCCATCACGTATCAGGTGAACGGCAAGCAATACCTTGTTATAGCTGCTGGGGGCGTCAAAAATGGGCACAAACCCGGCGGTTCTTATATCGCGTTTGCCCTTCCCTGAAACAACTTAAACTAAACAAACTCATTAACCGATCAAAACTCATTTCATGAATACAAACCTTGAATCCCCAGAATCTCAACTTAATCAGAGTCGTCGTGACGCCCTCAAAATGCTTGGTTTTGGTTCATCAGCTGGTGTACTGAGCCTCTTTGGTGGCCTCTCAACTGCCGAAGCGCGCGAACAACAGGGCAAGCCAAGTTACGCCATCGGCGCCCCACCCGTCAAAATCAAATCGGTCAAAGCCATCGCCACCGCCCCCCAGGGATCTAACCTCATCGTGGTCAAAGTCGAAACCACCGAACCCGGACTCTATGGCCTGGGTTGCGCCACCTTCACCCAACGGGCGGCTGCCGTCGTGGTCGCCATCAACACCTACCTCAATGAGTTTTGTGTGGGCAAAGATGTCGATAACATCGAAGATATGTGGCAGTCGGCTTACGTGAGCTCCTACTGGCGCAATGGGCCGGTGCTCAACAACGCCCTCTCGGGGCTGGATCAGGCCCTGTGGGACATCAAAGGCAAACGAGCCAAGATGCCGGTTTACCAACTGCTGGGGGGCAAAGTCCGCTTCGCCATTCCCTGCTACACCCACGCCGGTGGTAACACCCCCGAAGCCACCGCCGACAGCGTCAAGAAGTTCATGGAGCAGGGCTTCAAGTACATCCGCATCCAGCAGGGCGGGTACGGTGGGGTGGGCAGCAACGTCGACAAACCTGACTTCAAGACGGCCGGTTTCGGCTATGAAGGCGATGCCTACATGAATGTAATGGGCTACCTCAAGTCAGTGCCCAAGATGTTCGAGACAGTCCGCAAACAGTGCGGAGAAGAGATCGAGTTGCTTCATGATGTCCATGAGCGGGTGCAACCCATCGAGGCCATCAACATGATCAAGCAGGTAGAAGACTACCGGCCGTTCTTCATCGAGGACCCTTTCTCGCCCGAGAACATGAAGTGGTTTGCCCAACTGCGGCAGACCACCACGGTGCCCATCGCAATGGGCGAATTGTTCAACAACATCAATGAGTTCAAGGAGCCCATGGTCAACCAGTGGTTTGACTACATCCGGATTCACGTTTCTCAGATTGGGGGCATCACCCCGGCCATGAAGGTGGCCCGGTTGGGCGAGTGGTTCAACGTACGGACGGCCTGGCACGGACCGGGGGATGTGTCGCCGGTGGGCCACGCGGCCCACGCGCACATCGATCTGGCGGTGTGGAACTTTGGGATTCAGGAAGCGGTGGCTTTTTCGGAGAAGACGCAAGCTGTTTTCAGCGGTTGTCCGACGATGGCCAAGGGCTACATGTCGGTCAACGAAGTGCCGGGTTTAGGGGTAGACATCAACGAGAAGGAAGCGGCCAAGTATCCCATCACCACCAAGTCCAACTGGCAGGTGCGCCGAATGGATGGAACAATCATCAGGCCGTAATAAATGAGTAACTCAACATCAAGAGCCACTTTCAAACTTGGT
It encodes:
- a CDS encoding RagB/SusD family nutrient uptake outer membrane protein, with amino-acid sequence MKILVKLFLLVFVLGTLSCKESFVNVDNPTAISTASYPATVADLEQLLLGAYATQHAPSLYGHNMLAKNTYLWDHTTDLSWQGTTTWIQLAQNNSQPNDSFLQGTWQDLWRGVQRCNTLLAGIETFNAKANAADVASANLIKGQTLYLRAWYYFYLTTLWGESFIVDGQGGDKMGVPLITKTSTSLPETQVARSTVKQCWDFIVTDLKAAETLLKGKSWAGATDKYKIGEWGVKAFLGKVYVYTQDWTNAKTYLSDVVTNSGKSLAPFETYKTMFNGQNEFNSESLVELNLNVDMTYRGTDDRSMGSSIGMVIAPTYVGPNGAQAASAWSNVFPHAKNIARFGFNLGHYFPTGTATANVANVDKSYITRSMAARTNKTVDPRLWVSCLQPYVDSMIVSGVKKPISHYLDISEIDMEAWSFRKYIYLNGAEGEVNMANGDNILWLRLADVYLLYAETLTHSGDNATALEYVNKVRRRAYGYAVNTPSAVDYKSLTDQTSAPDNVLKNDPLKYERWAEMFGEGHWWFDVCRWKIGDKEAAYYQRVRGGAIQWDATDYAQPIPINEITSNVSIKQNPGY
- a CDS encoding outer membrane protein assembly factor BamB family protein; the encoded protein is MKYIIQIGSIGVTALLLMATYPSRDAVPDPPSGNTDWVNYGGNKAGNRYSTLSQINIGNVKNLRVAWTYNAAEADGKDARQPEIQCQPIVVNGILYGTTPKLKLFALRASTGEQLWLFDPFKDKPARYNPNRGVLYWENSAPNSGPDKRILYSAGPTLFAIDALTGKPVAQFGKNGAVDMREGLIDNPQQDITKLAVTATSPGVIYKDLLVMGCTVSEYGDAAPGHIRAFDVRTGKIRWTFRTVPQPGDVGYETWPKDAYKKIGGANNWAGMVLDEKRGMVYLGTGSPAVDFYGGSRAGQNLYADCILALNAETGKLKWHYQTVHHDLWDRDLPCQPNLVTVKHNGRLVDAVAQSTKDGLVYVLDRETGTSLFPVEERVVPTTGLPGEQPWPKQRFPLKPKPFARQVFTEADITDRTPEAHAFVKERFKKTRSGNKFMPPSLEGTLFFGIGGGAEWGGNAADPDGILYQNSNEMVWDLKMADMAARTAEIASKGKSLYQNNCAACHGIDRKGSGEAYPSLVDVGKRLSGQDIQAILKTGRGRMPSFEHISEQDRGMLVRFLLNTETKAGEPGDQHSANAPTAVAEKSEFPYIPPYINNGWTRFVDPDGYPAVKPPWGTLNAIDLNTGEYLWKVPLGEFPELTKKGIPITGTENYGGPIVTAGGLVFIAATYDERIRAFDRKSGKVVWEYQLPAGGFATPITYQVNGKQYLVIAAGGVKNGHKPGGSYIAFALP
- a CDS encoding enolase C-terminal domain-like protein; this encodes MNTNLESPESQLNQSRRDALKMLGFGSSAGVLSLFGGLSTAEAREQQGKPSYAIGAPPVKIKSVKAIATAPQGSNLIVVKVETTEPGLYGLGCATFTQRAAAVVVAINTYLNEFCVGKDVDNIEDMWQSAYVSSYWRNGPVLNNALSGLDQALWDIKGKRAKMPVYQLLGGKVRFAIPCYTHAGGNTPEATADSVKKFMEQGFKYIRIQQGGYGGVGSNVDKPDFKTAGFGYEGDAYMNVMGYLKSVPKMFETVRKQCGEEIELLHDVHERVQPIEAINMIKQVEDYRPFFIEDPFSPENMKWFAQLRQTTTVPIAMGELFNNINEFKEPMVNQWFDYIRIHVSQIGGITPAMKVARLGEWFNVRTAWHGPGDVSPVGHAAHAHIDLAVWNFGIQEAVAFSEKTQAVFSGCPTMAKGYMSVNEVPGLGVDINEKEAAKYPITTKSNWQVRRMDGTIIRP